Below is a window of Amphiprion ocellaris isolate individual 3 ecotype Okinawa chromosome 15, ASM2253959v1, whole genome shotgun sequence DNA.
TATTCTATTGTGCTACGGTGACAATCTGTTACTAGCAGTGCAAGCACTACTATTACTTAGATAGGGCACCAGCAGCCTCTTTCTCACTATGTGGGGCTTCAACTTCAAACTGAAGGTGAAGTAAGAGTAGAATTCTTTATATGAGGTTCATATTGGAAGTTTGTGGCatcattgatttaaaaaaaaaaaacaaacctggaGATTATCAAATCGCATTAATGAAGTCTGACTGTTTTGTGTTGAGCTATGTTTTACGTGTGTtaaatcaaatgtaaaaaaaaaaaaaaaaatcttatattTTGATAATTTGCATAAATGCCTTAGTGGCGAATACCTTATCTTTGCAGAGTTGGTCTACTACAAGAAGTATCATTCTGCTCACTATCCACTTCACCGAGCTCTAGCTATCAACACTTCAAAGACGCATGTCCCAATCTGTTCTTTCTTTCAGCTTTGACATTAATTGACAGCCTTTGCAAGCAACTGCACACAGCATTTTGAAGAACACAAGCTTTTCTCCACTTGCAGTTCACAGTAAGTACAATGCTGACAACTCCTCAATGAGGaaataacaagaaatgaatGTCCTTTGTCGTTTCCTCGtttgttcttcttctgctttAATTAAACACCCACTGCTTCAAGAATCACAATATCTAGTCTGAGCATTTTAATTCACCTGTCTTTACCTCCCGTCTCAATGTTGCTTGCTGTCTGTTCTgatctgtgtgagtgtgtgcttaTAAATGTCTCTCCTGTGCTTCTGGGGTGAAAGCGTCACAAATGTCACATCAAGAGAAACATCATATAAGGTCTTGTGATAGACAGACGTACATAAGGTTGCACTGCTGCAATGTGACGGGTCGGGTCGGCTCAGGTGTGCAGGTCAGAGTTCTGAGCCTTGATATTAGGAAACGTGATGAAAGCTGTAACCACGTCAAAGGGCGCTAAACTTTACTTTAATAACCACTGTGACCTATGAAAGACCACAGCAGTCAGAATATGTCACTATGTCTGTGGTCATATAAAATTTTTgcaatttgtgtcatttttatgttttataataGTGACTTTATTGCAATTGGATCTATATacttaaatgctaaataaaaatcactttaaacatCCGCTAAAAGCTTCATCCCTTTTAAGGGCTTTGATGGTTGTGATGAAATTAATGTgtttaaacacaagacagcacaaatgaagcatgttGCATTGCTGTAGCTTAAAACATGAGCACACTTTTGATAGCACTTTTCCAGCCATTTGGCATACTACAGAATCAGCAGAGTGAGTGTGATTTCCACTGGCACAGCCATGACAGATACACAGCTTTATGGAAGAGAAGCCTGATAATGGAGGGGAAATGTATGATTTGACCTATTAAGACCTGATGCAAAAAATAAGTGAATCTGCACGTGTTTTTAGAGGGTGCCTTAGGTCTTAATGGGTTAATGCGTTTGAAAGCATTAGAAAGCATTTGAAAGCACAAGTTCTCCAGAGTGTGCTGCATTCATGGCagaacacattttcatttactgtcAGTCAGCCATTTACAACGCCCATGTACAGATTCTGCAAATTAAAGGCAATTCCagatttaatattaatattcagGTGGCTGGTAGAAGTGTGCAGAATGTATTAATTACTGCGAAGGCAGATGTTCCTCACAAGTAACATGAAACAGCAATGGAAAACTGAACAGTTTTATAACAAGTGCCATTTTGTAATCAGAAATAGCTCAAATGAGTTTTACACTGTAAGCAATGGTGACATTATGACTATTTTACTGTGATTAAGATGTTATATTGAAATTTAGGCTTAGTCTAAAGACACGAAGGAGATTCATCTTAATCTAgatatattgtaatattttggccCACTTGTAATACCACGGAGCAAAGTCAGAAGtgttttaaataaacacttCTGGAAAATATGCTTGTTTCCTTTCTTATTCTAAATGAGATGTGACAATTAATACATATCTTACATCTGACAGTTAAAGACAAAGCTGTAGCCAGCAGCTGGTTAGTTCAGCTTAGTctaagctatgctaagctaagctaagctaacagcggCCTTATATTTAACAGAGAGCCTAATGTTTAATGGACAGACAAAATAATTGGTGTTGACCCTACTACTGGTTATAATGATATGCAAATTTCCTTAAATGTCTATTTCTTTATGCATTGAAAAGAGCCCAGAAATGCAAATGGATAAagatacatattttttaaaaatctaaacttctaatgcaacacattttcatttcactgcCAAAAAATCAAAGCCACAGTTACAAGTAATTGAAGGTTCGCATGCTAACCTTTGGGCCTGCTGTTATATGACGCACAAAGACACTGTCTTCtgcaaaatgtaataataacGTAGATAGCTAACATTTAGAACAACAGATTATTTTGATGTGGAAACCCCAACACTCTTTATAACTGAATTAGTGCTTTTACAATATGACAACTCATTCCTAATACAAGGGCCTTATCGCTAATTGGAATAAATAACACAGCGGAACACAAGCAAGAATCATCAGTATTATTTCCTGTCTATCTTAGATGCATTATTCTCTTGTATTTGTTGATGATCATCTCCATATATGTACTCTATGAGTGGGTGTGTGTAGCTGCATGTGTTTAAACACACTTTTGTTGTGCAAATATTACTATTGATTTAACCTAGCTATACAATATCCCTGTCCGTCCATTATCACGGTGctttatgaaaaaacaaaacccatttCTCACAGCGCACTCCTTATCCTCCTCCTCGAATCTGTTGCCACAGGAGGGGATTGAAGGACAGCCTTTATGAAGTTGCCGCACTGTCAGTTTCCCAGTGTTTCTACCACACAAGACAGTGTCAGAGTCATACGTAGGATTGTGCTTTAGTTTTAGGAGAAGCTTGGTGAGTCTTTGTTCTTCTTCGAAACAGAACAAGCTGTATTTTGTTTGAGTCAGACCTGccttaaacagaaaacaagatgATTCTTTTGATAAGCAGAACATGACGCTTGGAGGAAAGAGAATGGtctgaaaatgtagaatttttatTGGATGATGTTTGAATGTAgtttccagatatttttttaataaaaaaaattaactcatACAACATTTGGCTAACACAGAAAGCTGTTGGAAATCAATGTAGACTTTAGGTCATTGATTATATATCCATATAAAGTAATATTGGAAAAAGAGAACAACAATACACTGAAATGTACCTTTTTAAGAAAATGGATATGCACAGAaatcatatttctgttttctgcttcagTACATCTGACTAAACTAACACACTGATATGTTAAACTCTAAAGAATATAGCCTCTGGCATTATGCAACTGCTATTATATCTCTGAGTTATTCATACAAGCTGTAGGGTCAAATATTAAAAACTTTCTATCtgcaaaactggatgtttcttgGCTACAACATGTAATATTGACATTTATTCGGTCAGAAAGTTGACCTGGTGAGCTTTTCACTCATTAAGCACATTATAAGGAATATCACTGATATTCCTTTATCATTTTCCCACAAGGTTCTGAGAGCAATACTCTAATTATTGTAACGACTAAAGGCCCCCactacaacaaacaacaaagccaaaatatgataaaatgctCCAAAGAGCAGTTATGGATTTCATTACTACTTGTAAACAATTTCACACAGAACATGCACTCAGGTGATTTACTGCAGACTGTAGATTTTAGCTCTAATGTCTAAATGGGCTATAGAACACACAGATAAAATGGTCATGGTGATGATtgtgaaaaaatgagaaatatagTTCCCTGAAACTCTTTACAACAAACTGTGACTTTCTTGACTTGCAAAATTATATTAGAATTTCACAGATCATTTGGGTAGTTCATGGTACATTTCAGACGTGGCCAAAAAAATGGCCTCTTGCCACCAACCTTGcatattttttctgaaattaaGGTCCAGTGGGATACACTGGAAGGGGTGGGACTTTGTCTGTCTACACAGTTCTGTGCAAATAGACATACTTAGACTCAGATGTCTagattattatatattatgcaATACCACCAGGGAAATGTCTAATCGGGTGCAATTCATTTTGTAGCCTGACAGCAAGCCCACACATACAGCCAGAATCATAAAGAACAATGTTCAGTAACACAAAGAGATGCTCATGTCCGTTCCTCTGGCAGGTTCCCAGAGGTGCTTGAAAAACTgagttgcttttttaaaagcattgGATGATACCACCGAATATCAATCTGATTTAGTTTTGTAGTACTTACTGCACTTTATATGAAGCCAGTTGATAGATAAAAAGCATTCATGGCATTATTCGCATCCTCACTTTACTTTTAGGTCCTAAAACTTTGCACTGCACCTTAAGTATATAATATACCGACAATATAGCAGCTAATAGGTGATCTTGgcatttgcttgtgtgtgtgtgtgagtgtgtattttctctctctgttgtaTTTGGCTGAGACCGTAAATGTTTCAGGTGATTTTTATGAAcctgtctgttgtgtctctctttgcctGAGTTGCTGATACCCATCCGTCTGTAGGGAAATTAGGGAAAGTGTTTTGCTTCTCCAGTCAGCTCTGTATTTGCTTACTATAACCATCACTGGGGTAATTAACCGTTTTTTGTGCGGTAATTGCCAATTTATTCTTCTGTGTTTGCATCTGGATTTGTAGTGTCTCATCTGTCAGTCAAGCTGGGTGTGGTTTCCATGGGGATGCAGGAAGCATAGCAGTCAATCCCTCCAACCAGTGGCCCCAGTAAATTACCTGTAGCTTCCTTAACACGGTTGCTATGGAGTGGCAATTACCCTAAATTGCAATTGTGCCAGACTAATGTGGCAGGCATTTACCCCTTAAAGTAATTGGATTTTTCAGTACTTTTTCCCTCTCACGCCAGTCCTACCCACCCATCTATGAGGTACCACGTCCAGGAGTAAGCAGTGGAAACAGGGTAAAGGTTTTGTAAAGATCGCTTGATTCCACTAGCCACCAAAGAGGAACATGAATGATATTTTAACGTCAGTATGACGCTGTGAATGCATACTTTATTATGTGGCACCTCAATGCCTTTGATGTCGTAGATACATGCTGAATCTAAGGTGTCATCTTTCAAATGTGTTTCCACTTGGTTCCTCTTCAACACTTGCAGAGACCCAGGTGCATCCATGCTCTCCCCCAGGCATAGCCATACTTCCACTCCCCTGAGACCACCTGCTCAGCTCACTAACACCCACACGCACTCACCGACTTCCCTCAGGTGATGTGAACATTACGAGAAGGTGAGTTGAGATGCGTTGGGCAGCGCCAGCGTGGATGCTGATCCAGTTTGACTCGCCATCGTCACAGCAGGAACATCTGAGTGGGAGTAAATCCTCATTTAGATTCTCGCTAATTGTGTTTCTCAGTTAAAGATGTTGGAAAGTGGGCCGCCACTGGAGAAAACATGACCTGCTTCAATCTCCATTCACTGCATGGATTAAATCAGCTCTCATCACTGCTGATCTGCCGTGAGGAATGGGATTAATCAATCGGAGACAGTACATCTATCTGGAAATTAAAACTGCGCTCTTCGCTGAGCACGTTGCTCCATAGTTCTGGTGTTATTTTGGTGACATGACGAGTGGGTGGCTTTCTCTCAGTAAGAAAACAGCAATAATACAAACCTCAAGTGCGTGAACTGACCATGCTTGTGATACATCTATCAAGAAGAAAATATGACGCACTagaaaaactgcaataaatgtAAGTAAGAACAATAAAGATTGTGAGGACTTTGTGATGTTGATCTGACAATACTGAAAATTGATAAATACAAAAGGCCTCATTCTACATTGTTTCTGTCTATTTAAGTATTTACAACTTATAAAAATCACTAAAGCACAAACAACATCTCCTAAACATGCATTACTTACAAAGATGATAAACCTGTTGTTTCATCtttcaaaaactgtcaaaaaacttGGTCAAACTTGGAAGTCCTGACCCTCATAGTAATGCTGCCAGTGGTTCCCACTACTCAGTTTTctatattattcttattatatattttttttatttgtatgaaGGGATTTAATTATTGCTGTTGCTGACAGGGGCCGCACAGTAGCTCGGTGGTTAGGACTGTCACCTCACAACTCCCCAGTTCACGTCCTGGCCTGGTCCTGGGATCGTTCtgtgtgaagtttgcatgttctccctatgTTGGTTTTCACCAGGTTCTTGTCCATCTTCGTCCCAGAGTCCAGAAACACGctaaggttaattggtgattctaaattgtcctttggtgtgaatgtgtgtactcgtttgtttgtctgtgtattcctgtgatagactggcgacatgtccagggtgtcccctgccttcaccctaagtcagctgggatagactccagccctccctgtagacctaatgaggattaagcggtgtatagataatggatggatgttgctGACAGTGTCACGACACCGGCAAAGACATGCACTCATGGCTGTGAGCAAGTCAAATGGTCTTACACTTTAGAGAAGATTAAAGGTCATAGATCAGGACATATGAATGATTTATTTGATATATGCTTACTCTCAACTGTCCAATATataatgaacattttgaaagtgctttatttcagtgttttttgctctttttcttacTGACAACAGAGCTAGATGCTTTAATGGATGTGTGGTTCATCCTTAAGGCTGAGCGGCTCTGTTGGAAGCCATTGTCTCTGTCTTGATCTGAAAAAGACACAGTAGGAATTACAGAAATCAGATACCAACAGAGGATAATGGGTACCATATAGGTAGGGAGCACATTTAAAATCTACAGTATGCCATGTGCACTGCTAACTAGGATATGGACATAGATGATGCTAAAACTAAAGGCAATTATCTGCAGATACCAGCGAACACTCAGTTTGTTTGTCTTCTGTAAACTCCAAGATTAACTGTTCCTAATGGAGGAGAAGATCATATATTGAGCGATAACTTTAACATAGACATTACAATAAGCACAAAGAAACAGATGTTGTACGTAACAGTGTTTGGAAGAGTGTGCTGTATGTGACATTTGAACAGGAGAACTCAGTATATCCGTGTATGCAAATTAAATGCTAAAGTAATCATCTCACAGATTATTAATGACATAtaaatggatttaaaaaatgaatgttgcACATCctacaattaattaaatttcagTGATGTTCAGAGGAATACCTCTCATGAGTAAAAGAAGCCACTCTTAGTATAATAAAATGCACAAACTGAGCAAAATTTTCTCAACCAGACTAAACTCGTGTGAAAATAAAGTAATTGATCCTTCAGGCATGTGAAAGGCATGTATTTTTGGGTCTGTGCAGCTCTATTACAAATGTGGTCAGGGACAAATCAAAGCGGTAAAACGTGTAAGGATTTTACTGTACACTTTTGACCTGAACAAATCGTTCCTCTGAAGGCTTATTCACCCACTCCTTCAGCGCTAACAACTGCGCTGCTCTTTGCTGCCCTCACATGcctcttcaaggaactttctacACTCTCAGTGGAATTAATCCACACACCTCCTTTGTGCCCCAGCAGCCCTTCAACAAAGGCTGAATCACTAAAAAACTGACTCCATGAATCAAAGGATGTCAGAGCTGAAAAATGTGTATTCATTCTAGCAGGGTGCTGATGTTGCTTCACATGACTACACATGACAGAATCACCAGTTGGAGAGCAGAGTACCTCACATACAActacacacatttaaaatggatTGCTGCCTTTGGTTTCCAGGGCAGAAAGGCAAATCTTTTCCTTTAAAGGCTACACATTTTTTACCTGAACTGCTGACTTCCAGAGCTAAGTAACCATCCAACAAGGAGGTGAACCCTGTGAGCCCCCCCATGGCAGCATAAGGGACATCCTGGCCTACTGGCTGCCCCCGTCCCTTCCTCTCCAGTTTTGTCTCAACCTGAAAGAAGACAGgaataaataatgcaatttaagtttggccttgcagctagaagatccccggttcacatcccggccttgacctaggatctttctgcatggactttgcatgttctccctgtgcttaGAAAATTAATGGATGGAATTTAAGTTTGAATTAGGAAGTGTGACACTTTGTAACGGTACACAAATGGTACCAATATTGTATGTTTATCATCTGTTCTTCTTGACCATGGGGCTGTGTTTGATGTTTGACTCCACTGACCAGGGTCTGGTGGACAGAGCAGGGCTGGCCACATCCACAAGTGTAGGGACTCTGGAACCCAGAACAGGAACCTGAAAATGAGTTATTAGGAAACAGGCATGTGAAAACTGTGCACATGATCTGGGTAAGATGCTAGATTTTTAGCTACTTCactctttaaatgtattcattaAAGTCTCACAGATCTTGCACAAGTGGCCGGAGGCTTCACTGTGGTCCTGCGGTAAGTGTTTACACCTGCAGCGTACAGGGTTTGGTCCAAGCCGAGGAACATACTGGTAGGTAGGACAATTACATCCTCTGACTTGGCATGGTAGGGCCAGGGGTCGCTCAGAAGGAACCTCTTCCCACTCTGTCTTATGCTGCTTGTACCTGGATTATATTACAATGCATACAAATGTATTTGTCTATGTTTGTCAGAATCATATCTGCATTGTGTTAAGGAATAATGTGCTACCTATGTGCACAGAAGCACAGTGTCTCAGGGCCAATTAGTCTGCAGTCAATACCCCCTGGAACGCCAAAGCTCACATACAGCCTGTTGTTCACTCGCTGAGGAAGCACTTTCCTCTTGTAATCCTCAT
It encodes the following:
- the fam221a gene encoding protein FAM221A, producing MENISLDKSDLKAVDDYWEYRRIVGDDDGGKLFTPEEYEDYKRKVLPQRVNNRLYVSFGVPGGIDCRLIGPETLCFCAHRYKQHKTEWEEVPSERPLALPCQVRGCNCPTYQYVPRLGPNPVRCRCKHLPQDHSEASGHLCKICSCSGFQSPYTCGCGQPCSVHQTLVETKLERKGRGQPVGQDVPYAAMGGLTGFTSLLDGYLALEVSSSDQDRDNGFQQSRSALRMNHTSIKASSSVVSKKKSKKH